The window AACTCTGGTTTGAGCCAGAATGTACTGGCAGCGTATCTGAAGGAAAAGTTGGTCCTACACCTCGCGCCTTTCATTTTGCCATCACTATTGATTGTCATATGTTCATCTTTGGTGGACGTTCTGGTGGCAAGAGGTACGCACTACTATTTATTTGCTAGCTGTAAGCGTTTTTACATTCTAAATAGCTTATTTCTATAAATCAATTTCAGGTTGGGTGACTTCTGGGTTCTAGATACTGGTAAGTGTGCTTCGGAGTTTTTATTTCTCTGCTTTGGCACTTCTATGAGACACCTATTAATGACATTTTCTGCAGATATATGGCAGTGGTCTGAGCTAACCAGCTTTGGCGACTTACCTACGCCTCGTGATTTTTCTGCTGCCGCTGCTATTGGCAACCAGAAAATTGTGTTGTGAGTATCATAAATTTTAGACGTTCCATCAGCTTGTTGCCTGCATTGGCTTAACCTATGACCATTGGCAGGTGTGGCGGCTGGGATGGTAAAAAATGGCTGTCAGATGTGTATGTTATGGACACAAGTAAAACACTTTATACCTCTCGTCTACTTCAGTTTTGTGATAAAACTTGTTTTAAGTTTATGATAATGTCAGCTTTTCTTGGTATTTGCTAGTGTCTCTTGAATGGATGGAGCTGTCAGTTTCGGGGTCGTTGCCGCCTCCTAGATGTGGTCATACAGCCACCATGGTTGAGAAGCGTTTACTTGTTTTTGGTGGCCGAGGTAataccaaaattaaaaaaaaactgtagatTCTTGATGTTGACTTATCGCCATTCCTTTAATAAGTTAAGGTGTTTGCATACTAAACCAATCACCACAACTGAGGAGTGTTCTTGGCGGACTCGCATTATGGATAAAATTCAAAACTGAATGATTTATTTGCTATTTTACTTTTTTCATTCATCAAACATGTTAAGGATGCTGATGTGTTTGGTTTACCCGTTGCTGTTAATTAATAACTTTCATTTATTAACGAAGTTTCCTGACCGGGTGTACTGATGGTATATGTTCACAAGAAGTTTTGCTTGAGCTGATAACAAGTAAACTGAGACTATGGTGTGTGATATGGTTATCTTTGACAGGAGGTGGTGGCCCTATCATGGGTGATCTGTGGGCTTTGAAGGGTCTAATAGATGAAGGTGCATCCTTGATTAAATTACTTCAAAACTGCATTGGATCTTATTCTGGGTTTACCTTTGTTGTGCAAGAAAGAGCGTGAAACACCTGGATGGACACAACTCAAGCTTCCTGGCCAAGCACCATCGTCTCGATGTGGTCATACGGTTACATCCGGAGGACATTACGTAAGTCTTTTCCAGCTCATGTTTGCTCTTTTGTATATGAATGGCTTCGCGGGACATACATCACTCACATCATTAATTTCCATGTATGAAGCTTCTGTTATTTGGGGGACATGGAACTGGTGGATGGCTGAGTCGATATGATGTCTATTATAATGACACTATAATTTTAGATAGAGGTACATTCTTGCTCACTCGTCTCATTAGCTTCGTCTCCTCTGCTAAAGGATCACTGGAAATCTAAAATCCACCTAATCGAAGTATAATCTAGTGAGATGAGAAAATTGTGATGTAATTCATCAGTTTTATTGCTGTGCATTGTCTTGTACGCGCTGTTGCTAAATTTATGCGTTGTTGCTAGTAACTGCACAGTGGAAGCGCTTACCAGTAAGCAATGATGAGCCTCCTCCTCGGTGTGAAGTTTCAGTTCTACGAAGGCTCTGGTCTTGGTGGTGTTGTCAGGCTGCGGTGGAGGGCTTAGCGTTTCTCTTCGGTGTCGAGGAggtctctctccctctctcttctgTCGTGTGAGCTCTGGAGGTTTCCGCTTCCTCGGAGATGAGTCGTGGGTTGAGGTATGCAGTAGGAGATGGTGCCTCAGTCTAGTTCCGATTTCCAAGGGTTCTGTGGGTTGCTTGGAAGGAGTCTTCTATGGTTTTATTCACGGCATCTCAACGTCTCTCATCACTGGAGATCTTCCCTGCTTGGTTCTCGTTCTGATTCTTCTGGTGAATGGCGACGGTCCTCTTCATCAAATGCTTGTCCTTGTTCTTCATGTTTCTTGCTTTCTGTTTGACACCGGAATGTGACACAGGGAGTCACAGGAAATTGCTCTCGGTTCTCGATAGCAGCAAGCGTCGATTTGTTTTGAGCGTGTGCTCTTTGCCTATTGGTGTCAATGCTTGGCCAATTAGCAAGCGTCGATTTGGTTTGTTCTTCTGTGGCAGTGTGAGCTGGCTATATTTCTGTGCAGGTTCGGATACTGTATCAGACGAAATGTGGTGGCGTTTGCAAGCCCGCCTTTTGGATCCTAATTGGTGATGGAGGGGAGTGTACAGTCCGAGTTCTTGGCGTCGTCACTCAGGTGAAATGTCCGAAACTCCCTCTGTTTCCATCGTCAAACGCTTCATAGACAGTGACAGTTATAAGCTGGAGTTCATCGGGAACCAGCTACTCCGTGGACAAAATGGAAAGTCCCAGCGCATCCGAAGCAATAAGGACCGAGACAATAAGGAAAACCTCACCTTCTCGTGATCTTCGTCGATGGTTGATGTTTGAGAATGGTAACCATTCCAAAGAATTCCAAAAAACGAATCAACGGAATGTATCATGTTTAGTGGACGGAAAAAGCTAATTTTGTAATAGTTTGAGTTTGAAAATTTTGTACAAAACAGACTTGTAACCAGATCTGAATTTCCGATCCTCAggtcaaattaatatatattttaaaaaagtctTTAGTATTGCAAGACGAAGTATTCAAGGTGTATAGGTCATAGATTGTAGacgaaatatttatttaaattttttatatatcttacTTATGGAGGAAACATCTTAGTTTGGTAGAATTTTTCCATTTTATTGGAGTCAAGCGGAAAACTTGATCCAAAGACCATAAATCGTTTAAGCAGGAAAAGAAGGATCTACCTCCTAAGCAAGTTGCAGATCTGTTACGTGAAAGGTAAATCACGTtcttatatcattatttttctGTTTAACTTGCTTTGATCTGTCTTTTAGGCTCTGTTGTGGTTGAATCTgatttacaaacaaaaattcGTTGGATTATTACAAATCTTGTTTTACGAATTAAAAGCATTTACTCTAATCTTGTTATAAAGTGTCTGAATAATAAGCTAAGTAAAGTTCCTCTGACAGGTATCATGTTTTATTATAGATCAACCAAGGATTATCAAAAACGGTTTTAAATCTTACTACAAGT is drawn from Brassica rapa cultivar Chiifu-401-42 chromosome A05, CAAS_Brap_v3.01, whole genome shotgun sequence and contains these coding sequences:
- the LOC103867293 gene encoding protein GLUTELIN PRECURSOR ACCUMULATION 3, which encodes MHNWVRASSSDFTGTPPQPRSGHTAVNVGKSMVVVFGGLVDKKFLNDIIVYDIENKLWFEPECTGSVSEGKVGPTPRAFHFAITIDCHMFIFGGRSGGKRLGDFWVLDTDIWQWSELTSFGDLPTPRDFSAAAAIGNQKIVLCGGWDGKKWLSDVYVMDTMSLEWMELSVSGSLPPPRCGHTATMVEKRLLVFGGRGGGGPIMGDLWALKGLIDEERETPGWTQLKLPGQAPSSRCGHTVTSGGHYLLLFGGHGTGGWLSRYDVYYNDTIILDRVTAQWKRLPVSNDEPPPRCEVSVLRRLWSWWCCQAAVEGLAFLFGVEEVSLPLSSVV